The Micromonospora sp. Llam0 genome includes a window with the following:
- a CDS encoding thiamine pyrophosphate-dependent dehydrogenase E1 component subunit alpha, translating to MVGPYPTCGDAVVRDRRRNPEESEMELATQRAPDPVGTTPDPVDVGPDLADIDADLAVEMLRRMLRIRRFEEATIDLFHAGELPAMVHLSIGQEAAIVGACLATGVDDYMTGNHRSHGHPIAKGARLDRLMAELLGRADGVCKGKGGSMHLADFSVGSLGESGIVGSAIPVATGAGLAADVLGDGRICLCFFGDGAANEGVFHESLNLAAVWRLPVVYLCENNGYAVSVRADDLTSVPDIATRALAYGIPGVVVDGQDVTATYRAVAAAVARARAGDGPSIVETKTYRFHEHAYGLKLREAYRDDAEVGTWSADRDPISLFTARLLADGRTDRARIDAVRAEVDVEIAEAVEFARRSPYPEPTEAYRDLYHEPEGAGV from the coding sequence ATGGTCGGTCCGTACCCGACCTGCGGCGACGCCGTGGTCCGCGACCGCCGACGCAACCCAGAGGAGAGCGAGATGGAGCTGGCAACGCAGCGGGCACCCGACCCGGTGGGCACCACCCCCGACCCGGTCGATGTGGGCCCCGACCTGGCGGACATCGATGCCGACCTGGCGGTGGAGATGCTGCGCCGGATGCTGCGTATCCGGCGGTTCGAGGAAGCCACCATCGATCTGTTCCACGCCGGCGAACTTCCCGCCATGGTGCACCTGAGCATCGGCCAGGAAGCCGCGATCGTCGGCGCCTGCCTGGCCACCGGCGTCGACGACTACATGACCGGCAACCACCGCTCGCACGGGCACCCGATCGCCAAGGGCGCCCGGCTGGACCGGCTGATGGCCGAACTGCTGGGCCGCGCCGACGGCGTCTGCAAAGGCAAGGGCGGCAGCATGCACCTGGCCGACTTCTCCGTCGGCAGCCTCGGCGAGTCCGGCATCGTCGGCTCCGCCATCCCGGTCGCCACCGGCGCCGGCCTCGCCGCCGACGTCCTCGGCGACGGCCGGATCTGCCTGTGCTTCTTCGGCGACGGCGCCGCCAACGAAGGCGTCTTCCACGAGTCGCTCAACCTGGCCGCCGTCTGGCGGCTGCCCGTCGTCTACCTCTGCGAGAACAACGGGTACGCGGTCAGCGTGCGCGCCGACGACCTCACCTCGGTGCCGGACATCGCCACCCGGGCGCTCGCGTACGGCATCCCCGGGGTGGTGGTCGACGGCCAGGACGTCACCGCCACCTACCGGGCGGTCGCCGCCGCGGTCGCCCGGGCCCGCGCCGGCGACGGACCCAGCATCGTGGAGACCAAGACCTACCGGTTCCACGAACACGCGTACGGGCTGAAGCTGCGCGAGGCGTACCGCGACGACGCCGAGGTCGGCACGTGGAGCGCCGACCGCGACCCGATCAGCCTGTTCACCGCCCGGCTGCTCGCCGACGGACGGACCGACCGGGCCCGGATCGACGCGGTACGCGCCGAGGTCGACGTCGAGATCGCCGAAGCGGTCGAGTTCGCCCGGCGCAGCCCCTACCCGGAGCCGACCGAGGCGTACCGGGATCTGTACCACGAGCCGGAAGGAGCGGGCGTGTGA
- a CDS encoding alpha-ketoacid dehydrogenase subunit beta, which translates to MSADTASAPARRRSAELGFLQAIQQAQQEEMARDERVILMGQDLRANVFGAAAGFLAEFGPARVRDLPLSEAASVGMAAGAAMAGLRPIVDLTVASFMFGAMDQFISQVAKSRYMFGGQARLPVVYRQALYYHGGTAAHHADRPYPMFMNVPGLKIIVPSNGPDLKGLLKTAIRDDNPVLCFEDANLWGRRGRGPAPADDEHLVPFGVAAIPRAGTDVTVIGIGGGVKLALEAADQLAADGISVEVVDPRTLVPMDWSTIVASVARTGRAVVVDPANRTCSAASEIAAHLVEEAFDALRAPVLRVTTDDIHVPFSPALEKQIYPSTDKIVAAVRRTLGER; encoded by the coding sequence GTGAGCGCGGACACCGCGTCGGCGCCGGCCCGACGCCGCAGCGCCGAACTGGGCTTCCTGCAGGCCATCCAGCAGGCCCAGCAGGAGGAGATGGCCCGCGACGAACGGGTCATCCTGATGGGCCAGGACCTGCGGGCCAACGTCTTCGGCGCGGCCGCCGGCTTCCTCGCCGAGTTCGGCCCGGCCCGGGTACGCGACCTGCCGCTGTCCGAGGCGGCCAGCGTCGGGATGGCCGCCGGCGCCGCGATGGCCGGCCTACGGCCGATCGTCGACCTGACCGTGGCCAGCTTCATGTTCGGCGCGATGGACCAGTTCATCAGCCAGGTCGCCAAGAGCCGCTACATGTTCGGTGGGCAGGCCCGGCTCCCGGTGGTGTACCGGCAGGCGCTGTACTATCACGGCGGCACCGCCGCACACCACGCCGACCGCCCCTACCCGATGTTCATGAACGTCCCCGGCCTGAAGATCATCGTGCCGAGCAACGGTCCGGACCTCAAAGGCCTGCTCAAGACGGCGATCCGCGACGACAACCCGGTGCTGTGCTTCGAGGACGCCAACCTGTGGGGCCGCCGCGGCCGAGGGCCGGCACCGGCCGACGACGAACACCTGGTCCCGTTCGGCGTCGCCGCGATTCCCCGGGCCGGCACCGACGTGACCGTGATCGGCATCGGCGGCGGGGTGAAACTCGCCCTGGAGGCCGCCGACCAGCTCGCCGCCGACGGCATCTCCGTCGAGGTCGTCGACCCGCGCACCCTGGTCCCGATGGACTGGTCGACGATCGTCGCCTCGGTGGCCAGAACCGGCCGCGCCGTCGTCGTCGACCCGGCCAACCGCACCTGCAGCGCCGCCAGCGAGATCGCCGCCCACCTGGTCGAGGAGGCGTTCGACGCACTGCGCGCACCGGTGCTGCGGGTCACCACCGACGACATCCACGTGCCGTTCAGCCCAGCGCTGGAGAAGCAGATCTACCCGTCCACAGACAAGATCGTCGCGGCGGTACGCCGCACGCTCGGAGAGAGGTGA
- a CDS encoding biotin/lipoyl-containing protein yields METEVRLPQFGMGMSEAEVMQWYAADGDRVEEGADLVEVEAEKAREVLAAPASGTLRITAQPGDVVEVRTVLGVIVGDTP; encoded by the coding sequence ATGGAGACCGAGGTGCGTCTGCCGCAGTTCGGCATGGGCATGTCCGAAGCCGAGGTGATGCAGTGGTACGCCGCCGACGGCGACCGGGTCGAGGAAGGCGCCGACCTGGTCGAGGTGGAGGCGGAGAAGGCCCGCGAGGTGCTCGCCGCACCGGCCAGCGGCACGCTGCGGATCACCGCCCAGCCCGGCGACGTCGTCGAGGTCCGTACCGTCCTCGGCGTCATCGTCGGCGACACGCCGTGA
- a CDS encoding 2-oxo acid dehydrogenase subunit E2, with the protein MVRSLATSPHAAMAVEVRFDAVEADRATRGSRPPGMLAYLARATAQALTEFPMVNASWEEAGIRVFEQVNLGIAVDLRHEGLVVPVVHRTNELDLTGGTFTLSSLGRSGTLFTVPVINQPQAAILSFDSVADRPVVVRDGGRPRLDVGRVAVLTASFDHRVFDGAYCAAFLGRIRHLVESAADQR; encoded by the coding sequence ATGGTCAGGTCCCTGGCGACCAGCCCGCACGCGGCGATGGCCGTCGAGGTCCGCTTCGACGCCGTCGAAGCCGACCGGGCGACCCGGGGCAGCCGACCACCCGGGATGCTCGCCTACCTCGCCCGGGCCACCGCACAGGCGTTGACCGAGTTCCCGATGGTGAACGCCAGCTGGGAGGAGGCCGGGATCCGGGTCTTCGAGCAGGTCAACCTCGGCATCGCCGTCGACCTGCGGCACGAGGGCCTGGTCGTGCCGGTCGTACACCGCACCAACGAACTCGACCTGACCGGCGGCACCTTCACCCTCTCCAGCCTGGGCCGGTCCGGCACCCTGTTCACCGTCCCGGTGATCAACCAGCCGCAGGCCGCCATCCTGTCCTTCGACAGCGTCGCCGACCGGCCGGTCGTCGTCCGCGACGGCGGCCGGCCCCGACTGGACGTCGGCCGGGTCGCCGTGCTGACCGCCTCGTTCGACCACCGGGTCTTTGACGGCGCGTACTGCGCCGCCTTCCTCGGCCGGATCCGACACCTGGTCGAATCGGCCGCCGACCAGCGGTAG
- a CDS encoding S-(hydroxymethyl)mycothiol dehydrogenase, with product MSQHVRGVISRSTGTPVEVATIVVPDPGPGEAVVRVQACGVCHTDLHYRDGGISDDYPFLLGHEAAGIVEQVGDGVTDVAPGDFVVLNWRAVCGTCRACVRGRPWYCFATHNATRKMTLTDGTVLSPALGIGAFAEKTLVHAGQCTKVDPAARPAAVGLLGCGVMAGLGAAINTGGVGRGDSVAVIGCGGVGDGAIAGAALAGATTIIAVDTDPRKLDWARGFGATHTVDARQTDVVERIQELTGGFGADVVIDAVGRPETWKQAFYARDLAGTVVLVGVPTPQMRVELPLLDVFGRGGALKSSWYGDCLPSRDFPMLTELYRQGRLDLDAFVTEEIPLDQVEQAFGRMHHGDVLRSVVVF from the coding sequence ATGAGCCAACACGTCCGGGGTGTGATCTCCCGGAGCACCGGTACGCCGGTCGAGGTCGCCACGATCGTCGTACCGGATCCCGGCCCGGGCGAGGCGGTGGTGCGGGTACAGGCCTGCGGTGTCTGCCACACCGATCTGCACTACCGCGACGGCGGCATCAGCGACGACTACCCGTTCCTGCTCGGCCACGAAGCGGCCGGCATCGTCGAACAGGTCGGTGACGGGGTGACCGACGTGGCCCCCGGCGACTTCGTGGTGCTGAACTGGCGGGCCGTCTGCGGCACCTGCCGGGCCTGCGTCCGGGGCCGACCGTGGTACTGCTTCGCCACCCACAACGCCACCCGGAAGATGACGCTGACCGACGGCACCGTGCTCTCCCCCGCGCTGGGCATCGGCGCCTTCGCCGAGAAGACCCTGGTGCACGCCGGCCAGTGCACCAAGGTGGACCCGGCGGCCCGGCCGGCCGCCGTCGGCCTGCTCGGCTGCGGAGTGATGGCCGGCCTGGGCGCCGCGATCAACACCGGCGGCGTCGGCCGCGGCGACTCCGTCGCGGTGATCGGCTGCGGCGGCGTCGGCGACGGCGCGATCGCCGGAGCCGCCCTGGCCGGTGCGACGACCATCATCGCCGTCGACACCGACCCCCGCAAACTCGACTGGGCACGCGGCTTCGGCGCCACCCACACCGTCGACGCCCGGCAGACCGACGTGGTCGAACGGATTCAGGAACTCACCGGCGGGTTCGGTGCCGACGTCGTCATCGACGCGGTCGGCCGCCCGGAAACCTGGAAACAGGCGTTCTACGCCCGGGACCTGGCCGGCACCGTCGTCCTGGTCGGCGTACCGACCCCGCAGATGCGCGTCGAACTGCCACTGTTGGACGTGTTCGGCCGTGGCGGCGCACTCAAATCCAGCTGGTACGGCGACTGCCTGCCGTCGCGCGACTTCCCGATGCTGACCGAGCTGTACCGGCAGGGCCGGCTCGACCTCGACGCCTTCGTCACCGAGGAGATCCCGCTCGACCAGGTCGAGCAGGCGTTCGGCAGGATGCACCACGGCGACGTGCTCCGCTCGGTGGTGGTCTTCTGA
- a CDS encoding MBL fold metallo-hydrolase, whose protein sequence is MTTRIDHTVTSGTFSLDGQTFDVDNNVWVVGDDTECVVIDAPHDVEAIRTVVGARTVRAIVATHAHDDHVRVAPRLADETGAPVLLHPADRVLWDQVHPRRPPDATLADGQQLTVGGTTLRVLHTPGHSPGACCLSAPELGVVFTGDTLFAGGPGATGRSYSDFSTIVASIRDRLFTLPDDTVVHTGHGDSTTIGTERPHLDEWIARGH, encoded by the coding sequence ATGACCACCCGGATCGACCACACCGTCACGTCCGGGACGTTCTCCCTGGACGGGCAGACCTTCGACGTCGACAACAACGTCTGGGTGGTCGGCGACGACACCGAATGCGTGGTGATCGACGCCCCGCACGACGTCGAGGCGATCCGCACCGTCGTCGGCGCACGTACCGTCCGGGCGATCGTCGCCACCCACGCCCACGACGACCACGTACGGGTCGCGCCGCGGCTGGCCGACGAGACCGGCGCACCGGTGCTGCTGCACCCGGCCGACCGGGTGCTGTGGGACCAGGTGCACCCGCGGCGGCCCCCGGACGCCACACTGGCCGACGGTCAGCAACTCACCGTCGGCGGCACCACGCTGCGGGTGCTGCACACCCCTGGGCACAGCCCCGGTGCGTGCTGCCTGTCCGCGCCCGAGCTGGGCGTGGTGTTCACCGGCGACACGCTGTTCGCCGGCGGCCCGGGGGCCACCGGCCGCTCCTACAGCGACTTCAGCACGATCGTCGCGTCCATCCGCGACCGGCTGTTCACCCTGCCGGACGACACAGTCGTGCACACCGGACACGGCGACAGCACCACGATCGGCACCGAACGGCCGCATCTCGACGAATGGATCGCCCGCGGCCACTGA
- a CDS encoding ABC transporter ATP-binding protein, whose translation MSDLLRLCDLHVTFPGRSLFGRRAAPVQAVRGVDLTVAPGETVGLVGESGCGKSTLGRTAVRLIRPTRGQVLFEGRDIGAMSSRQLRPLRPRFQMVFQDPYSSLDPSMSVLDSLAEPLRVHTGDGLAERAARVAAALGQVGLDERHLYRYPHEFSGGQRQRLALARAMILDPRLIVADEATSALDVSTQNQILMLLRALQRERGVALLFISHNLLAVRHVAARVAVMYLGRVVETGPTARVFAAPAHPYTRALLAAVPGAARRRQSGVRVASPVGELPSPVAPPAGCPFHTRCPLVLDRCRVEMPAAVPVDGGGHVSCHLQTDGPVLGGRPLPASLAAGVGPGTASG comes from the coding sequence ATGAGTGATCTGCTGCGCCTTTGCGACCTGCACGTCACGTTCCCCGGCCGGTCGCTGTTCGGCCGCCGGGCCGCGCCGGTGCAGGCGGTACGCGGCGTGGACCTGACCGTGGCGCCGGGCGAGACGGTGGGGCTGGTCGGCGAGTCCGGCTGCGGCAAGTCCACCCTCGGCCGTACCGCTGTCCGGTTGATCCGTCCCACCCGGGGCCAGGTGCTGTTCGAGGGTCGCGACATCGGGGCGATGTCCAGCCGTCAGCTGCGCCCGCTGCGGCCCCGGTTCCAGATGGTCTTCCAGGACCCGTACTCGTCGCTCGATCCGTCGATGAGTGTGCTGGACAGCCTCGCCGAACCACTGCGGGTGCATACCGGCGACGGGCTGGCCGAGCGGGCCGCCCGGGTGGCGGCGGCGCTGGGTCAGGTCGGGTTGGACGAGCGGCACCTGTACCGCTATCCGCACGAGTTCTCCGGTGGGCAGCGGCAGCGGCTCGCGCTGGCCCGGGCGATGATTCTCGACCCGCGGCTGATCGTCGCCGACGAGGCGACCAGCGCCCTGGATGTGTCCACCCAGAATCAGATCCTCATGCTGCTGCGGGCGTTGCAGCGGGAACGGGGGGTGGCGCTGTTGTTCATCAGCCACAATCTGCTCGCCGTACGGCATGTCGCGGCCCGGGTGGCGGTCATGTACCTGGGGCGGGTGGTGGAGACCGGGCCGACCGCCCGGGTGTTCGCCGCACCGGCCCACCCGTACACCCGGGCGTTGCTTGCCGCCGTGCCGGGCGCGGCCCGTCGCCGCCAGAGCGGCGTGCGGGTCGCGTCGCCGGTCGGTGAGCTACCCAGCCCGGTCGCGCCGCCGGCCGGTTGCCCGTTCCACACCCGCTGTCCGCTGGTGCTGGACCGCTGCCGGGTCGAGATGCCGGCGGCGGTGCCGGTGGACGGCGGTGGTCACGTCTCGTGTCACCTGCAGACCGACGGCCCGGTGCTCGGTGGTCGGCCGCTGCCGGCGTCGCTGGCCGCCGGCGTCGGACCCGGGACGGCGTCCGGGTGA
- a CDS encoding ABC transporter ATP-binding protein, which produces MTEPTRSTEPTRSTDRPASATDAVLQVTDLTVAVGTAAGGWTDLVHQVSFQVAAGETVGLVGESGCGKSTTALALMGLLPPRDLRVGGGTVRLDGTDLYRLSRRGWEDVRGDQISMIFQEPMSSLHPAFTIGEQIAESVRRHRGLSRRAAARRAVELLDLVGVPDARSRARAYPHEFSGGMLQRVLIAIALACEPKLLVADEPTTALDVTVQAQILDLLHEMRDRFGLAVLLVTHDLGVVAEVCDRVVVMYAGQVVEECDIDTFLAGARHPYSRALLAAAPDAAVDGELTWIPGAPPGPDELPSGCRFQPRCRYAHDACRSGPIVLRRTADGHASRCLLDPEAMTDE; this is translated from the coding sequence TTGACCGAACCCACCAGGAGCACCGAACCCACCAGGAGCACCGACCGGCCGGCGTCGGCGACCGACGCCGTGCTGCAGGTCACCGACCTCACCGTCGCGGTGGGTACCGCCGCCGGCGGCTGGACCGACCTCGTCCACCAGGTGTCGTTTCAGGTGGCCGCGGGTGAGACGGTGGGGCTCGTCGGGGAGTCGGGCTGCGGCAAGAGCACCACCGCGCTGGCGTTGATGGGGCTGCTGCCGCCCCGGGACCTGCGGGTCGGGGGCGGCACGGTCCGGCTCGACGGGACCGACCTGTACCGGTTGTCCCGTCGGGGCTGGGAGGACGTCCGCGGCGACCAGATCTCCATGATCTTCCAGGAGCCGATGTCCAGCCTGCACCCGGCGTTCACCATCGGCGAGCAGATCGCCGAGTCGGTGCGCCGGCACCGGGGGCTGTCCCGCCGGGCGGCCGCCCGGCGGGCGGTTGAACTGCTCGACCTGGTCGGCGTGCCGGACGCCCGGTCCCGCGCCCGGGCGTACCCGCACGAGTTCTCCGGCGGGATGCTGCAGCGGGTCCTGATCGCCATCGCGCTGGCCTGCGAGCCGAAACTACTGGTCGCCGACGAACCGACGACGGCCCTGGACGTCACCGTGCAGGCGCAGATCCTGGATCTGCTGCACGAGATGCGCGACCGGTTCGGGCTGGCCGTCCTGCTGGTCACCCACGACCTCGGGGTGGTCGCCGAGGTGTGCGACCGGGTGGTGGTGATGTACGCCGGCCAGGTCGTCGAGGAATGCGACATCGACACCTTCCTCGCCGGTGCCCGCCATCCGTACAGTCGGGCGTTGCTGGCCGCCGCGCCGGACGCCGCCGTCGACGGCGAACTGACCTGGATCCCCGGTGCCCCACCCGGCCCGGACGAACTGCCGTCCGGCTGCCGGTTCCAGCCGCGCTGCCGGTACGCCCACGACGCCTGTCGCAGCGGACCGATCGTGCTGCGCCGCACGGCCGACGGCCACGCGAGCCGTTGCCTGCTCGATCCGGAGGCGATGACCGATGAGTGA